A single bacterium DNA region contains:
- a CDS encoding O-acetyl-ADP-ribose deacetylase, translated as MTTDWKSRILVRQGDITRLEIDAVVNAANHTLLGGGGVDGAIHRAAGPRLREACKELGGCETGDAKITPAFDMPAKWVIHTVGPVYGRGGPDRAALLANCYRRSLEVGAEHGAKSIAFPGISTGVYGYPIEEAAGIAAKTVARFLRERGVYEQVVFCTFSDEATRLMREAIERLEG; from the coding sequence ATGACGACCGACTGGAAATCGCGCATCTTGGTCCGGCAGGGCGATATCACCCGGCTGGAAATCGACGCCGTGGTGAACGCGGCGAATCACACGCTGCTTGGCGGCGGCGGCGTGGACGGCGCGATCCACCGCGCGGCCGGGCCGAGGCTCCGCGAGGCGTGCAAGGAGCTCGGCGGCTGCGAAACGGGTGACGCGAAGATCACGCCCGCGTTCGACATGCCGGCGAAATGGGTGATCCACACCGTCGGCCCGGTGTACGGGCGCGGCGGGCCCGATCGCGCGGCGCTGCTTGCGAACTGCTATCGCCGATCCCTCGAGGTCGGGGCGGAGCATGGCGCGAAATCCATCGCGTTCCCGGGCATCAGCACGGGCGTGTACGGATACCCCATCGAGGAAGCCGCCGGCATCGCCGCGAAGACGGTCGCCCGATTCCTACGCGAGCGCGGCGTTTACGAGCAGGTCGTGTTCTGCACGTTCTCGGACGAAGCGACGCGGCTCATGCGTGAGGCGATCGAGAGGCTGGAAGGCTGA